Part of the Pseudoalteromonas rubra genome is shown below.
CTGTGATTGCGAATCTGTGTGAGTGGCTGATTGTTGCCAAATATCCGTTTTATAAATTTATGGAAACCCGGATCCGGCAGGAGGCTTAAACATGTTGCTACTCGTTCTTACCTCTTTGGCGATTTTTTTGATGCTCGGTATTATTATAGGCGCCTGTATTCAGGGCACCCAATTACATGGGGCAGAGCAAAAAGTGCAGGATTTTTTTACGCGTTTTCGCGCTGAAGAAGACACCAGGCAAGAATTATATGAGTCCGCATACAGAATAGTGATGGATTTGGGTGAGGCGCTGGATGAAGAAGATATTATTGCACAATGTGATGCTGTGCGAAGCGCTCATGATAGAGCACGCGCTTTCAAGGCCCTGGCGAAGGACCAACCGATACCTGACGCGCCGAGAGCAACAGGGCAGGGCCTGAAGGTGGTCAAGTAAGTGCGTTAAGAAGCTGACCTACAGTGGCAGATCAGCGTACTTTTTCGTGTGACCTAAAATGTAATGATAGTCGATACCGCTTCTTCTTCAGCTGTTTCTATCGACATCTTAATGGTCCGTTTTTGCCAGTCTATATCCAGCATGCCATAGTTACTGCCAGACTTATTGATTAAGTGACGGTTACTGGTGGTGAGGTTTGCGATGTCTTTACTGACAACACCAACCTGACCTGTAGGTATTTTCGCGCCACTGTCAGCACAATTACCCCATTCACCTTTAACACCATTGCCACTCTCATCGACTTCGGTGTAACACCAGGGTTTGTCATGATCCCGGGTAATACACCCCTGATAGGTTACCGCGGCATATTTAGCAGGGAATTTGCACTGCTTGTTGTAGTTACCGTCTCCTTTGGTATCGGCATAGACAGGTAAACGCAGCGGGTTTTCGATGTGATATGGCCAGTTTTGTCCAAACCCGGAAGCCGTCACCTCATAAACTCTGGTCATGCCGCCATATTCATTACTGGCAGGAATATCCTTTTGCAGTAACTCACCCCAGTGCTGGTCACCAGATAGGAAGATCACTGCTTTTGCATTACCTGCATTGATTGACTTCTGTACCAACCTGAGCAGGCGCTCACGCTCCAGAGGAACTTCAGCCCAGGATTCGTAACTGGTACCTGACATGTCGGATTCTTGTAGGTTACTTATTGCCTGATCGAACTTTTTACCATCTCCATAGGCACAATAGTTACTCCGATTACGACCCTGATATAAAGGGGGCAGGACCTGTATTCCACTGGCAATTAACTTAATTTCTGATGGCTTGCTGAGCTCTTTCTCCAGCCATTGCCACTGTTGTTCACCCAAAATCGTAGTCGCATCACCTTCACAGGCACCATAGCTGGCAAAGGTAGGTGAGCGAAAATAACGCGCATCTAGCGTGATCACATGGGTTTGTTCGCCTTTTTGTCCCAGCATTTTCGCTTCATAGATACCTGCCTGACCGTTTAGTCTGGGGTCGTCCGCTTTGGCATCAAAGTGACGTAAATACTCCAGCTGGCTTTCGGCACGTTTAGGATAGTGTTTACCGTCGTTGTTACGGCCAAAGTCATGGTCATCCCAGGTTGCCATAACCGGAATTTCAGCAGCCAGAAACTTCTGGTAGTCTGAATTGCGCTTCTTATCATCATATTTTTGGCGCATAGTACTCATGTCTTCGGTGTCTGCGTAAATATTGTCACCTAGCCAGAAAAATAAGTCAGGCTTATGTCCTATCAGGCGTGCCAGAGCAGCAGGCATGTCGCCTTTTGTTTTAAAGCAAGAGCCCAGCGCGACACGATCCAGGCGCTTCTCGGGTTGCGGATGTGTGTGGCTCATCAGGGGATCTGGTGTTTGTGTTGCACATTCTTCCCAACTTCCCTGTTCATCAACATAACACCAGGGGGCACTGTGATTACGTGTCGAGCAGCCGTAAAACTGTTCGCCCTGATAGCTGGAGGGCGTTTTACAGCTTTTTCCGGAAACGGTGGTAAATGCAGGGATGGTTTCAATCCGGACATTACCCCAGCTGGAACCATCGGTGGCCTGTTTAAGATAGCACCACTGGCTACCAGAGTTATTTTTATCCGTTGTGCCCTGATAACTGGCACCCAAATAACTAAATGTGTTCTGACACTGGTCGTAATGCACTTCTGGAGCGCTCAGTGCATGGAAACTGCCAAATACAGTGCTGATGCTGAGCAGTAAGCGTATTGTCTTCATTATTTTACCTGGTATTAACGCAAGCGAAGTAAACAAGTGGCGCTTGCAAGTTCTGTGTGTATTTCCTTTGTTAATTCAACCCAGATGTTCTTTGCAGATAGCATAGTTTGGTGCACGGGCAGCCTCATCCTGTTGAGGAAGGCGCAATTTTAGAGACAGGATGTGAAATAATG
Proteins encoded:
- a CDS encoding alkaline phosphatase D family protein — encoded protein: MKTIRLLLSISTVFGSFHALSAPEVHYDQCQNTFSYLGASYQGTTDKNNSGSQWCYLKQATDGSSWGNVRIETIPAFTTVSGKSCKTPSSYQGEQFYGCSTRNHSAPWCYVDEQGSWEECATQTPDPLMSHTHPQPEKRLDRVALGSCFKTKGDMPAALARLIGHKPDLFFWLGDNIYADTEDMSTMRQKYDDKKRNSDYQKFLAAEIPVMATWDDHDFGRNNDGKHYPKRAESQLEYLRHFDAKADDPRLNGQAGIYEAKMLGQKGEQTHVITLDARYFRSPTFASYGACEGDATTILGEQQWQWLEKELSKPSEIKLIASGIQVLPPLYQGRNRSNYCAYGDGKKFDQAISNLQESDMSGTSYESWAEVPLERERLLRLVQKSINAGNAKAVIFLSGDQHWGELLQKDIPASNEYGGMTRVYEVTASGFGQNWPYHIENPLRLPVYADTKGDGNYNKQCKFPAKYAAVTYQGCITRDHDKPWCYTEVDESGNGVKGEWGNCADSGAKIPTGQVGVVSKDIANLTTSNRHLINKSGSNYGMLDIDWQKRTIKMSIETAEEEAVSTIITF